CGACGATCATGCTCGAAAACCATCCGGCCGGCGATTTTGGGTCGTTGACAATCTTTACCGACCCTCAGGGCGCCGTGCTGGGCCTCTGGCAGCCGAAAGAGCGCTGAGCCGGCGTCGCGTGGAAGGTCCAGGTAGCTGATTGGCCCCCGGCAGCTCGCAGCGAGTCGCCGGGGGCAGCTACGCTACGTTCCGGCCCGTGATCCGGCTGCGCTGCTACGCGATCAGTTCCGGTACGATGCGACCGTGAATGTCGGTCAGCCGGAAATCGCGGCCGGCAAAGCGGTAGGTGAGCCGGGTGTGGTCGAAGCCGAGCAGCGAGAGCATCGTGGCGTGCAGGTCGTGAACGTGGACCTTGTTCTCGACGGCCTGGAAGCCGAACTCGTCGGTGGCCCCATAGGCCTGGCCGCCGCGCGCTCCGCCCCCGGCCAGCCACACGCTGAAGCCGTAGTGGTTGTGGTCGCGGCCGTTCACCTTGCCGGCATTGGCCCCGGCCTGCGGCAGCTCGACGGTGGGCGTCCTTCCGAATTCGCCGCCCCAGAGCACGAGCGTCGATTCGAGCAGCCCGCGCTGCTTGAGATCGGTCAACAGCGCGCCGATGGCCTGGTCGCATTGCCGCGCGAGAGTGCGGTGATTGGCTTCCAAGTCGTCGTGGTTGTCCCACGGCTGGCCGGCGCCGTGCCAGAGCTGCACGAACCGCACGCCGCGCTCGACGAGCCGCCGGGCGATGAGAATCTGGCGGGCCTGAACGCCGGGGCCGTACAGATCGAGGATGTGCTGCGGCTCGCGGCTGACGTCGAAGGCCTCGGCGGCTTCGATCTGCATGCGATAGGCCAGCTCGAACGAGTGGATCCGCGCTTCGAGGGCCGCTTCCTCGCGCCGCTCGGCCGCATGCCGGGCATTCAACTCGGCCAACAAGTCGAGCTGGCGGCGCTGCGGCTCCAGGCCCAGCGCGTTGTTGCGAATGTTCTGGATCAGCCGCTCGATTTCGGCGTGCTGACTGTCGATGTAGGTCGCCTGGTAGGCGCCGGGCAAAAAGGCCGATTGCCAGTTCTCGGTGCTCTTGATCGGGTAGCCGCCCGGGCACATGGCGATGAAGCCGGGCAGGTTCTGATTCTCGGTGCCGAGGCCGTAGGTCACCCAGGAGCCCATGCTCGGGCGCACCAGACGTCCATCGCCGCAGTTCATCAGCATCAGCGAAGGTTCGTGATTCGGCACGTCGGCATGCAACGAGCGGATCACGCACAATTCGTCGGCATGCCGCGCCACCTGCGGAAAGATCTCGCTGATCTCCAGCCCGCTGTCGCCATGCCGGGTGAACTTGTAGGGCGAGGGCATCGCCGCCCCGGTCTTGCGCTCGGTG
The window above is part of the Pirellulales bacterium genome. Proteins encoded here:
- a CDS encoding DUF1501 domain-containing protein, encoding MNQPPPFDLPRLSRRELLQRGGTGLGLLGLAGLLSAETQAAAPIDALAVRPPHFPAKAKHVIHLFMNGGPSHVDTFDPKPSLAKYAGQALPTENLRTERKTGAAMPSPYKFTRHGDSGLEISEIFPQVARHADELCVIRSLHADVPNHEPSLMLMNCGDGRLVRPSMGSWVTYGLGTENQNLPGFIAMCPGGYPIKSTENWQSAFLPGAYQATYIDSQHAEIERLIQNIRNNALGLEPQRRQLDLLAELNARHAAERREEAALEARIHSFELAYRMQIEAAEAFDVSREPQHILDLYGPGVQARQILIARRLVERGVRFVQLWHGAGQPWDNHDDLEANHRTLARQCDQAIGALLTDLKQRGLLESTLVLWGGEFGRTPTVELPQAGANAGKVNGRDHNHYGFSVWLAGGGARGGQAYGATDEFGFQAVENKVHVHDLHATMLSLLGFDHTRLTYRFAGRDFRLTDIHGRIVPELIA